In Aquincola tertiaricarbonis, the genomic stretch GGTGGCCTTCGGCCCGCAGCCCGCGCTCCAGGAAACCGGAGATGCGGGCATCGTCTTCCACGATCAGGATGTTCATTCGGTCAGTTCGCGCTGGGGCGTGTGCAGGCTGAGCACCGGTAGCCGCAGGCAGGCGGTGGTGCCGCGGCCGGGCGGCGACTGCAGCGTGATCTGCCCGCCATGGGCGCGGGCCAGCGCCGCGCCGATGGACAGGCCCAGGCCGGTGCCGTCGGCCCGGTGGCGGCGGGCGGCTTCGCCGCGGAAATTGCGTTCGAACACGCGGTGGATCTCGGCCGGCGCAATGCCGATGCCGTGGTCCACCACTTCCAGCCGCCATTGGTCGGGCTCGTCGTCGCCGTCGGCGGGCTGCGGCTGCAGCGTCAGCCGCACCACGCCGCCCGAGCGGGAATAGCGCACCGCGTTGTCCAGCAGCAGCGCCACCAGCTGGCGCAGCCGGGTGGCATCGCCCAGCACCGGGGCCGGCTCATGCGGCAGCTGGGCATCGATGCGCACGTCGCGCTCATAAGCCAGCGCGCGGGCCTGGCTCAGGGCCTCGGCCACCGGCTGGCGCAGGTCGGTGGGCGCGCGGTGCAGCGCCAGCGCATCGATGTCGCTGCGCGCCATGGTCAGCAGGTCGTCGATCACCAGCGCCAGCTCGCGCGACGTGCCCACGATGCGTTGCAGCGCGGTCTTGTAATCAGCCAGCGGCTTGTCGGCGCCGCGCAGCGTTACCTCGGCTTCGCCGCGGATGGCGGTGGTGGGCGTGCGCAGCTCATGGCTGATGTCGGCGAACAGCTGGCGCCGCCGGGCGTCCACCTGCTGCAGGGTTTCCAGCGCGGCCTGCAGCTCGGCGGTGCGTGCATGCACCAGGGCTTCGAGGTCGTGGCGGGCGCGGGCTTCGCGCTCGCGGTGCTGCTGCAGCTCGGCGGCCATGCTGTTGACGCTGGTGGCCACGGCCGCGAATTCGTCAGCGCCCTGCACATGGATGCGGTGCTGCAGCTCGCCCCGCTGCAGCGCGGCGGCGCCGCGGCTCAGGCGGTCCAGCGGCTGGCGTAGCGCGCGGGTGAAGTAAGCGCCCAGCAGCAGCGCGCCCAGCGCCAGCGTGGCGGCGGCACCCAGCCACAGCGCGCGCATCCAGCGCAGCGTGGCATCGGCGGCGGCGCGCTCGCGCGCCATGGCGGCCGATTCACGCTCGATGCTCTCGCGCAGCAGCGTGCGCAGGTCGCGGCCGTGCGACACCTCGAAGAGCGCCGACACCGCCGCCCAGGCGGCGCGGCCGTCGGTGCCCGGCATCAGCGGGCCGGCGCGGTTCACGGCCTCCTGCAGGTCCTGCAGCGTCACAGTCAGCACCTTCAGCGCATCCTGGCGCTGCAGGTGCTCCACCTGGCTGCCGTCGCGGCCCTCGTCCAGCACCTGCGCGCGCTGGGCCAGGTCTTTCAGGCGCTGCAGCGTGCCGCGCATGTCGGCCTGCAGGCGGTCACGCTCGGCGATGTCGGCGCCGGCATCCATCTGGCGCTGAGACACCCAGGCCCGCAGCCGCTGCTTGCTGGCCGACATCTCCACGAAGCCCAGCTGGATGTCGCTGTGCACCCGGCCGCGCTGCACCTGGCGGTCGGCCACGCCCAGCGCCCACAAGGCCACCACGCCTTCGAGCACGGCGGCGGCGGCCAGCAGGGCCAGGGCGATGGTCAGGCGGCGGCGGAACATGCCGGGATTGTCGGCCGCGCCGTGGCGGCCCGCATGAACGCCAGATGAACGTCCCCGGCTGTCATCTGAGGTTCATGCGGCGTTCAGTGCAGGCTCATGCGGGCTTCATGGGTGGTTCAGTCCAGCGGGCTGCAATCACGTCATCGCAACTCGACTGGAGCACACCATGACCGACCGCAGCATCCATCCCCGCCACCTGCGCTGGCAAGCCGCCGCCTGGATGACCCTGGCGCTGGCGGCGCTGCCGGCCGCCGCCAAGCCGCCCATCCTCAACAACACCGTGCAGGAGCAGGAGGTGCTGGCCGCGCAGCAGGCCTGGGGCGAGGCGCTGGTGGCCATCAGCAAGACCTACGAAACGCAGGGCCGCGAGGCGGCCAAGACGCTGGCCGGCAAGGTGATCGACGGCGCCTACGGCTACCAGATGGGCCCGGTGCTGTTCAAGCCCACGCTGACCACGGCGCCGCAGACCTTCCGCACCACGCGTGAAGGGGCGCTGGCCTACTTCGTGGGTGGCGACAAGGCCTACCCCAACGACACCGGCTTTGCGCTCAAGGGCTGGCAGAAGGTGGAAGTGACCAACGTGGGCATGGTGATCGCGGCCAACACCGCCACCACGATGGGCAACGTCACCTTCACCGACCGCGAAGGCAAGCGCACGACGGTGGACAAGACCTGGCAGTTCCTGAAGGACGACAGCGGCAAGCTGCGGATCGTGGTGCACCACTCGTCGCTGCCGTACGCGGCCCCCTGAACCTGCAGCGGGCGCTGACGCGCTCTCTCAGCCCGCAACCTGCGTGCACAGCTCCACCAGCAGGCCGTCGGGGCAGCGCACGTAGGAGACGGTCTGCCCCCAGGGCTTGGTCTTCGGGGCGGCCATCTCGGTGGCGCCGGCCTGCAGCGCCGCCTGATGGGCCGCCGCCACGTCGTCGGTCACCAGCCCGATCTCGAAGCCCAGCGGCCGCGGCGAACTGTGCGCCGCCACATGACCGCCCGTGAAGTTGGCCTCGCCCAGCGCATGGTCGGCAAAGGCCAGCGTGGTGCCGCCAGTGTCCAGTTCCCCATAGGTGCCCGACTCATGCAGGAAGCGCCGGCGCAGCCCGAACGCGCGCTCGCAGAAGTCCAGCGAGGCGGCCACGTCGGGCACGTAAAGGATGGTGTAGCCGAGTTTCATCGTGTGGTGGGGCCAGCAGGGCTGGCGGGCGTAGATCAAACATCATGCCCCATCGGGTCCAGGCTGATGAACACGCCAGCGCCGCGCTGGCCGGCGGCGGCGGTCATCGAAAGAAAGTGCTTGAGGGCGCGCACCGAGGCATCGTCCTGCGGCATGCAGGCCATGCCGGCGTCGACCCGCGGCTGCTGATGGTCGTCGAGGTAGCCCAGCGCGCCGGCCAGCAGCCGGGCTTGCGACGGCAGCAGGCTGCCCGCATGCAGCGCCACCTGCAGCAACTGGCTGGAAGTCACCGTGGTGTGGTGACCGAAGCGGCGGCCCCAGCGCCTTTGCACCGGCCGGCGCAGCTCGTAATGGCGATGCAGCGCCCGCAGGCGGTCGACCATCTGACCATCGGCTTGTGCCTGCTGCAGGCCGGCCATCAACTGGCGGGCGGCGGGTGCTTCGAGGTCATGGGGCAGGCGGTGAAGCAGCCAGCGCTCGGCCGCGGCCGAGATGGGGTGGCGGATGACGCCGGCGCAGCCCATGTCGCGCAATCCCAGGTGGAAGGGGCAGCGCCGGCAGCCCTGCGCGAGCTCGGCCCGCAGGCCTTGCTGCAGCTCGGCGGCGGGCAGGGGTGCCAGGCGCAGCTCCATCAACCGGC encodes the following:
- a CDS encoding sensor histidine kinase translates to MFRRRLTIALALLAAAAVLEGVVALWALGVADRQVQRGRVHSDIQLGFVEMSASKQRLRAWVSQRQMDAGADIAERDRLQADMRGTLQRLKDLAQRAQVLDEGRDGSQVEHLQRQDALKVLTVTLQDLQEAVNRAGPLMPGTDGRAAWAAVSALFEVSHGRDLRTLLRESIERESAAMARERAAADATLRWMRALWLGAAATLALGALLLGAYFTRALRQPLDRLSRGAAALQRGELQHRIHVQGADEFAAVATSVNSMAAELQQHREREARARHDLEALVHARTAELQAALETLQQVDARRRQLFADISHELRTPTTAIRGEAEVTLRGADKPLADYKTALQRIVGTSRELALVIDDLLTMARSDIDALALHRAPTDLRQPVAEALSQARALAYERDVRIDAQLPHEPAPVLGDATRLRQLVALLLDNAVRYSRSGGVVRLTLQPQPADGDDEPDQWRLEVVDHGIGIAPAEIHRVFERNFRGEAARRHRADGTGLGLSIGAALARAHGGQITLQSPPGRGTTACLRLPVLSLHTPQRELTE
- a CDS encoding VOC family protein, whose translation is MKLGYTILYVPDVAASLDFCERAFGLRRRFLHESGTYGELDTGGTTLAFADHALGEANFTGGHVAAHSSPRPLGFEIGLVTDDVAAAHQAALQAGATEMAAPKTKPWGQTVSYVRCPDGLLVELCTQVAG